The proteins below come from a single Anaerolineae bacterium genomic window:
- a CDS encoding hydrogenase iron-sulfur subunit — translation MAENFEPRIVAFLCNWCSYAGADNAGMARMESPPNILPIRVMCSGRVSPEMIFRAFRAGADGVLVLGCHIGECHYISGNHRTAKRIPLVRKLMAYVGINPDRLRLDWVSSAEAPKFVRVTREFVETIRALGPIEKEIKLKP, via the coding sequence ATGGCGGAAAATTTTGAACCCAGGATCGTGGCTTTCCTGTGCAATTGGTGTTCCTACGCCGGAGCCGATAACGCTGGCATGGCCCGGATGGAATCACCTCCCAATATCCTTCCCATAAGAGTGATGTGTTCGGGCCGTGTTTCACCCGAGATGATTTTCAGAGCTTTCCGTGCCGGAGCTGATGGGGTACTGGTTCTTGGGTGTCACATAGGCGAGTGCCATTACATAAGTGGAAACCACCGCACGGCCAAACGAATCCCTCTCGTCCGCAAGCTTATGGCCTACGTGGGCATCAACCCCGACCGCCTGCGCCTTGATTGGGTTTCCTCAGCCGAAGCCCCTAAGTTCGTAAGGGTCACAAGGGAATTCGTGGAGACCATAAGAGCCCTCGGCCCTATTGAAAAGGAGATTAAATTGAAGCCTTAG
- a CDS encoding LysM peptidoglycan-binding domain-containing protein, with protein sequence MKRVLVILCASVLLLAGCTRPKPAPTPTPTPKPSPVGLVVPQPSPTPVETVPTQPPQPEPTPQPQQPEPTPTPLPAQGYINYTVKWGDTLESIAYRFGTTVEELVRINNLANPNLIYIGQVLKVPGTAQAVPPPSAVSEYIVQPGDTIWSIAVRFNTTVEAIAIANRLINPNFIYVGQKLIIPSPGKAPAQVSRPRIHIVRYGETLTSIAFRYGTTVEAIMRANNLPNPNFIYVGQRLIIP encoded by the coding sequence ATGAAGAGGGTTTTAGTGATTTTATGTGCCTCTGTTTTACTCTTAGCAGGCTGCACCCGACCGAAACCAGCTCCCACTCCTACCCCCACGCCTAAACCTTCCCCCGTGGGCCTGGTGGTTCCTCAACCCTCTCCCACTCCGGTAGAAACTGTGCCCACTCAGCCCCCTCAGCCTGAACCCACCCCCCAGCCGCAGCAGCCTGAACCAACCCCAACACCCTTACCAGCTCAGGGTTATATCAATTACACAGTCAAATGGGGCGACACTCTTGAATCCATAGCATACCGGTTCGGGACCACGGTGGAGGAACTGGTGAGGATAAACAATCTGGCTAACCCTAACCTGATCTACATCGGCCAGGTCCTCAAAGTGCCGGGGACAGCCCAGGCCGTGCCTCCCCCCTCCGCCGTCTCCGAATACATAGTCCAGCCTGGCGATACTATCTGGAGCATTGCTGTTCGTTTTAACACCACCGTTGAAGCTATAGCCATTGCCAACCGGCTCATTAACCCCAACTTCATCTACGTGGGGCAGAAGCTCATAATACCTTCGCCAGGCAAGGCTCCCGCTCAGGTATCCCGACCCAGGATCCACATAGTCCGGTACGGTGAAACCCTCACCTCCATCGCTTTCCGTTACGGAACTACAGTGGAAGCCATAATGAGGGCCAACAACCTTCCAAATCCAAACTTCATCTACGTGGGCCAGAGGCTCATCATACCCTGA
- a CDS encoding GNAT family N-acetyltransferase has protein sequence MESLCLRGERVILCPLQELLTDENLRRIYSWHRDQEIMFWMGCRPVRSSFANFASWFRCAVRKLSTEMAFGIINGGGELIGRISCYGLDEAKKEAEIGILIGEKGFWGKGYGQDALVTFLRYLFEEVGLRKVRLRTLYKNLRARRCFSRCGFQESRRLTLSLEIGEVPGVEMTLSAEDFYKTFDKRRPPCKSDSS, from the coding sequence ATGGAAAGCCTTTGCCTGAGAGGGGAAAGGGTAATCCTGTGTCCCCTGCAGGAGCTTCTCACCGATGAAAACCTGAGGAGGATATACTCCTGGCACAGAGACCAGGAAATTATGTTCTGGATGGGGTGCAGGCCTGTAAGGAGTTCCTTTGCCAATTTCGCCTCATGGTTCCGCTGTGCCGTCAGGAAACTCAGCACGGAGATGGCCTTCGGCATAATTAACGGCGGAGGAGAACTCATAGGGCGCATATCCTGCTACGGATTGGATGAGGCGAAGAAAGAAGCAGAGATTGGCATTTTAATCGGAGAAAAGGGCTTCTGGGGCAAAGGCTACGGCCAGGATGCTCTGGTTACTTTTCTGCGCTACCTTTTTGAGGAAGTTGGGTTAAGGAAGGTTCGCCTTCGCACTTTATATAAAAACTTGCGAGCTCGCCGTTGTTTTTCCCGGTGCGGTTTCCAGGAAAGTCGCCGTTTGACCCTTTCCTTAGAGATTGGTGAAGTGCCAGGTGTGGAAATGACGCTTTCAGCAGAGGATTTTTACAAAACCTTTGACAAAAGGAGGCCACCATGCAAGAGCGATTCCTCCTGA
- a CDS encoding alanine--glyoxylate aminotransferase family protein yields the protein MQERFLLMIPGPIDFDPVVLRAMAGKTLSHMSVEFAEIFGRALENLRKVFLSEKGQPFVVAGSGTLAMDMAIVNLVEPGEKVLVLSGGFFGDRMADIARRYQAEVVVVKAPIGEVPSLEEAEKHLKEGGFKAITATHVDTSTGVAVDVKAFGELARKYGVLSIVDGVCATAGMEFRQDEWDIDVYLTASQKAIGVPPGLALLVVSERAMEAYRKRRTPVLSYYADFGLWLPIMEAYEARKIAYFATPPVNLIYALDVSLQQILAEGMEKRFERHRLLAQAFQEGIDAMGLKQVPLRKEIRAWTLTCIYYPDGIGPELIKAIKAEGVVVAAGLHAEIKDRYFRVGHMGTLTPGDVLTTLGAIERALASLGYRFEKGAGVKRAQEILWPTL from the coding sequence ATGCAAGAGCGATTCCTCCTGATGATCCCAGGTCCAATTGATTTTGACCCCGTCGTCCTCAGGGCTATGGCCGGTAAAACCCTCAGCCACATGTCGGTAGAGTTTGCCGAAATTTTCGGCAGAGCTCTGGAAAACCTCAGAAAAGTTTTCCTTTCAGAGAAAGGCCAGCCCTTCGTGGTAGCTGGGTCCGGAACTCTGGCTATGGATATGGCCATCGTCAATCTGGTGGAGCCCGGGGAAAAGGTTCTGGTCCTGAGCGGGGGTTTCTTTGGGGACCGCATGGCGGATATAGCCAGGCGCTACCAGGCTGAAGTGGTAGTGGTTAAAGCTCCCATCGGAGAGGTGCCTTCTCTGGAGGAAGCCGAAAAGCACCTGAAGGAAGGCGGGTTCAAAGCCATAACGGCCACTCACGTGGACACTTCCACCGGCGTAGCAGTGGACGTGAAAGCCTTCGGGGAACTGGCCCGGAAATATGGAGTTCTCTCCATAGTGGATGGGGTTTGCGCCACCGCCGGCATGGAGTTCCGTCAGGACGAATGGGATATTGACGTTTACCTGACAGCCTCCCAGAAAGCGATAGGGGTTCCCCCGGGCCTCGCCCTCCTGGTGGTGAGCGAACGGGCTATGGAGGCTTACCGCAAGCGCCGAACCCCAGTCCTCAGCTATTATGCCGATTTCGGCCTCTGGCTGCCCATCATGGAAGCGTACGAGGCCAGGAAAATCGCTTACTTTGCCACTCCACCTGTGAACCTCATTTATGCCCTGGATGTAAGCCTGCAGCAAATCCTCGCAGAAGGAATGGAGAAACGCTTTGAACGGCACCGCCTTCTGGCCCAGGCCTTTCAGGAAGGAATCGATGCCATGGGACTCAAACAGGTGCCGCTGCGGAAGGAAATCAGGGCCTGGACCTTGACCTGCATCTATTACCCGGATGGGATTGGGCCTGAGCTCATAAAAGCCATAAAGGCCGAGGGAGTGGTTGTGGCCGCTGGCCTTCACGCCGAAATAAAGGACCGCTATTTCAGGGTGGGCCATATGGGAACCCTTACTCCGGGAGATGTCCTGACCACTCTGGGAGCCATTGAGAGAGCTCTGGCCTCCCTTGGCTACCGATTTGAGAAAGGCGCAGGAGTAAAGAGGGCTCAGGAAATCTTATGGCCTACACTATAA
- a CDS encoding ParA family protein, with the protein MAYTITIANQKGGVGKTTTVINLGAALAEKGHKILMVDMDPQGGLSTSMGVESHFLDKTIYQVLTDGKTKLQDVIIQVREKIFLAPANIDLSAAEMELVSAIAREYILRDSLKPVLPAYDFILVDTPPSLGLLTINALVAARGVIIPLQCEYLAFRALRILLETIKKVKAKLNHGLRILGILPTMYDSRIIHSKEVLEEIRSIFGPLVFETVVKKSVKFAEAPVAKMPILEYAPHHEGAEAYRKLAEEVINGIKSKHQR; encoded by the coding sequence ATGGCCTACACTATAACTATCGCCAATCAGAAAGGCGGTGTGGGTAAAACAACTACCGTTATAAACTTGGGGGCCGCCCTGGCTGAAAAGGGGCACAAAATCCTCATGGTGGACATGGATCCCCAGGGCGGCCTATCCACCAGCATGGGCGTTGAAAGCCATTTCCTGGACAAAACCATCTACCAGGTCCTTACCGACGGCAAGACAAAGCTTCAGGATGTTATAATCCAGGTGAGGGAGAAAATATTTCTGGCTCCCGCTAACATTGACCTTTCCGCCGCTGAGATGGAGCTTGTTTCGGCCATCGCCAGGGAATATATCCTCAGAGATTCCCTGAAACCAGTTCTGCCTGCTTACGACTTTATCCTCGTAGACACACCCCCGAGCCTCGGGTTGCTGACCATAAATGCCTTGGTGGCAGCCAGAGGGGTCATAATCCCCCTCCAGTGCGAATACCTGGCCTTCAGAGCCCTTCGCATCCTCCTGGAAACCATAAAGAAAGTGAAAGCCAAGCTCAACCATGGCCTTCGCATCCTGGGAATTCTGCCCACCATGTACGATTCAAGGATTATCCACTCCAAAGAAGTGCTGGAGGAAATTCGTTCCATTTTTGGCCCCCTTGTCTTTGAGACAGTGGTGAAAAAAAGCGTTAAATTTGCCGAAGCCCCAGTAGCTAAAATGCCCATCCTGGAGTATGCTCCCCACCATGAAGGAGCCGAAGCCTACAGAAAACTGGCTGAGGAGGTAATCAATGGCATCAAGAGCAAGCATCAAAGGTAA
- a CDS encoding FAD-binding oxidoreductase: MALRWWGWGYEEIRYPLEKRPYFLPVLQERLGVKPQVVLPVPSLEEIELPPSRLEPEIREQISRIVGEENWSSSHQERLFHAVGKSYPELIRIRLKQVDKAPDAVVFPGREEEVFELLDLAARYRLAVIPFGGGTTVVGGVVPSSPEGFYGTLCINLKRMNRLLHLDEKSMTATFEAGIMGPELEKVLNERGFTLGHFPQSFEFSSLGGWIATRSAGQKSTGYGKIEHMVISLRVATPVGALETLPVPASASGPSLKELLVGSEGVYGIITRATMRIHPLPEKIEHLGLIFPSFLEGIEAIREILQKGLRPVTVRLSDPPETEASLALREVKKGLKETFTRLALSYLRKKGYIPGGSLLILGVEGEEKEVERTVRECVRIARRYRGLNLGKGVGESWYKERFLLPYLRDDLITWGVMVDTLETATLWSNLLDLYTRVKEAIARAIEETGSPAFVMCHISHCYPEGASLYYTFLGRQLWGREIEQWWHVKRAATEAIVAGKGTVSHHHSVGLDHKPWIEKEHGKIGIEALRSVKNLLDPYGIMNPGKLL, encoded by the coding sequence ATGGCACTTCGCTGGTGGGGATGGGGATACGAAGAAATCCGTTATCCACTTGAAAAAAGACCATACTTTCTGCCCGTTTTACAAGAGAGACTCGGGGTAAAGCCTCAGGTTGTCCTTCCTGTTCCTTCTCTGGAGGAGATAGAACTACCTCCCTCGCGCTTGGAGCCAGAAATTAGGGAACAGATTTCCCGGATCGTGGGAGAAGAGAATTGGTCTTCCTCTCACCAGGAACGCCTCTTCCATGCCGTAGGTAAAAGCTACCCCGAGCTCATCCGCATACGCCTCAAGCAGGTAGATAAAGCCCCCGATGCAGTGGTATTCCCCGGAAGGGAAGAGGAGGTCTTTGAGCTTCTGGACCTGGCAGCTCGCTATCGCCTGGCTGTTATCCCCTTCGGAGGTGGCACCACGGTAGTGGGTGGGGTGGTCCCTTCATCCCCTGAAGGGTTCTATGGAACTCTTTGCATCAACCTTAAAAGGATGAACCGGCTTCTCCACCTTGATGAAAAATCCATGACAGCCACCTTTGAGGCCGGGATAATGGGCCCGGAACTGGAGAAAGTTCTGAACGAACGGGGTTTCACCCTCGGACACTTTCCTCAATCCTTTGAGTTTTCCTCCCTTGGCGGATGGATTGCCACCAGAAGTGCGGGCCAAAAATCCACAGGCTACGGGAAAATAGAGCACATGGTCATAAGTCTGAGGGTTGCAACCCCAGTGGGGGCTCTGGAAACTCTGCCCGTGCCCGCCTCCGCTTCCGGCCCCTCTCTCAAGGAACTTCTGGTGGGAAGTGAAGGAGTTTACGGCATCATAACCAGAGCGACCATGCGCATCCATCCCCTGCCTGAGAAAATTGAGCACCTTGGCCTTATATTCCCATCCTTCCTCGAAGGGATAGAAGCCATCCGCGAGATCCTCCAGAAAGGCCTGCGTCCTGTCACCGTCAGGTTATCCGATCCGCCGGAAACCGAAGCCTCTTTAGCCCTCAGGGAGGTGAAGAAGGGATTGAAGGAAACTTTCACCCGTTTAGCCCTTTCCTACCTCAGAAAGAAAGGGTATATACCAGGTGGCAGCCTCCTAATTCTGGGGGTGGAAGGCGAAGAGAAAGAGGTGGAAAGGACTGTAAGGGAGTGTGTCAGAATAGCCCGACGCTACAGGGGTTTAAATCTGGGAAAAGGGGTGGGAGAAAGCTGGTATAAAGAGCGTTTCCTCCTCCCCTATCTGCGGGATGACCTGATAACCTGGGGAGTTATGGTGGATACTCTGGAGACAGCCACGCTTTGGAGCAATCTCCTTGACCTGTACACCCGAGTTAAGGAGGCCATAGCAAGGGCTATTGAAGAAACAGGGAGCCCGGCCTTCGTTATGTGCCACATATCCCACTGTTACCCGGAAGGGGCTTCCCTTTACTATACCTTCCTTGGCCGTCAGCTCTGGGGAAGGGAAATAGAACAATGGTGGCATGTGAAGCGAGCTGCCACAGAAGCCATCGTTGCCGGTAAAGGGACCGTAAGTCACCACCACTCAGTGGGTCTTGACCACAAACCCTGGATAGAAAAGGAACACGGCAAAATCGGAATAGAGGCGCTCAGAAGTGTGAAAAACCTCCTTGACCCCTATGGTATAATGAATCCCGGAAAATTGCTTTAG
- a CDS encoding DUF3463 domain-containing protein produces the protein MRSHYLEFLRRKLEYHLLGKKRPLLAGFKITHQCNLKCQACPFWRRDRHQMSYELAVKTLHHLYQEGARLLIIEGGEPFLWKDKSHTLEDVVREAKKFFFCTAIVTNGTLPIETEADVVWVSIDGLQESHNLNRGKSFDRVISNIKSSSHPKILANITFSRLNWQEVDELVKFLDGLVKGITFQFYYPYTGTEDLSLTREQRKWVLQRLLALKRQGYPILASRKTLEALGDNNWRCHDWLIASADPDGTIHIGCYLKGRDKIMCEWCGFAAHTEMSMAFDMVPESIMVGSKVFGFKLI, from the coding sequence ATGCGGTCCCATTACCTGGAATTCCTGAGACGCAAGTTAGAGTACCATCTGCTCGGGAAGAAAAGGCCTCTTCTGGCCGGGTTTAAGATAACTCATCAGTGCAATTTGAAGTGCCAGGCGTGCCCTTTCTGGCGCAGGGACCGGCACCAGATGAGCTATGAACTGGCTGTAAAGACCCTCCACCACCTATACCAGGAAGGAGCCCGGTTACTTATCATAGAAGGAGGTGAGCCTTTCCTCTGGAAAGATAAGAGCCACACCCTGGAAGATGTAGTTCGGGAGGCCAAAAAGTTTTTCTTCTGCACTGCCATTGTCACCAACGGCACCCTTCCCATTGAAACCGAAGCCGATGTGGTATGGGTCAGCATTGATGGGCTGCAGGAATCCCACAATTTAAATCGGGGCAAAAGCTTTGACCGCGTAATTTCCAATATCAAATCCTCTTCCCATCCCAAAATCCTGGCTAACATTACCTTCAGCCGCTTGAACTGGCAGGAAGTGGATGAGCTGGTGAAGTTCCTGGATGGACTTGTCAAAGGTATAACCTTCCAGTTTTACTATCCCTACACCGGAACAGAAGACCTGAGCCTTACCCGCGAGCAAAGAAAATGGGTTCTCCAACGCCTCTTAGCTCTTAAAAGACAGGGTTATCCCATTTTAGCTTCCCGGAAGACCCTGGAAGCTCTCGGAGATAATAACTGGCGCTGCCACGATTGGCTTATAGCCAGCGCTGACCCCGATGGCACCATCCACATTGGCTGCTACTTGAAGGGAAGAGATAAGATAATGTGCGAGTGGTGTGGTTTTGCTGCCCATACTGAAATGTCCATGGCCTTTGACATGGTCCCGGAATCAATAATGGTGGGGAGTAAAGTCTTTGGCTTTAAACTAATTTAA
- a CDS encoding biotin/lipoyl-binding protein — MVERFRLRIEDEVYQVEVGDGVVWINGQPFSVKVDKGKVIVEGASHEVELRADVVVVNGIAYKYEILEEKPETQAVALPEAPVEEGGLVKAIMPGKIIAVKVQKGSRVKKGDVLCILEAMKMENEVHAPRDGIVREVMVSEGDDVEMNQVLVIIE; from the coding sequence ATGGTAGAAAGGTTCCGCCTCCGGATAGAGGATGAGGTTTACCAGGTGGAAGTGGGCGATGGAGTGGTGTGGATAAATGGTCAACCCTTTTCTGTGAAAGTGGATAAAGGCAAGGTTATAGTGGAGGGGGCTTCCCATGAGGTGGAATTGAGGGCAGATGTGGTCGTGGTGAACGGCATAGCGTACAAATACGAAATTCTGGAGGAAAAACCAGAAACGCAGGCTGTCGCTTTACCCGAAGCCCCCGTTGAAGAAGGAGGACTCGTAAAAGCCATAATGCCCGGTAAAATCATAGCTGTTAAAGTGCAAAAGGGCAGCAGAGTGAAGAAGGGCGATGTTCTCTGCATTCTGGAAGCCATGAAAATGGAAAACGAAGTCCATGCCCCGCGGGATGGTATCGTGCGGGAGGTCATGGTTTCGGAAGGGGATGACGTGGAGATGAACCAGGTCCTTGTGATCATTGAATAA
- a CDS encoding pyruvate/oxaloacetate carboxyltransferase, with product MKPVRITDTTFRDAHQSLLATRLRTEDMLRIAPLMDKVGFHSMEVWGGATFDAAMRFLNEDPWERLRLLREKLPNTKLQMLLRGQNVVGYRHYPDDVVEKFIVLAKANGIDIFRIFDALNDTRNMAWAMKVAKRVGAHVQPAISYTISPVHTIEKYVEMAKELVDLGADSICIKDMAGLLSPYVAYELVSRLKREVPVPIQVHTHYTSGMGTATLLKAIEAGADVVDTAISTMALGSSQPPTETLVAILRGTPWDPGLDLELLSEIAKYFGEIRAKYKAYEVPITVDVNVLTYQIPGGMLSNLIAQLKEQKALHLLPKVLEEVPRVREELGYPPLVTPTSQIVGTQAVLNVLMGERYKVIPREVKDYIRGLYGRPPGPIDPKVKQLAIGDEEPIDCRPADLLLPALEKAREEIGDLARSEEDVVSYALFPQVARPFLERRAKGVSFKEEIAAAVAASIAANRKPKAPSVPAPEAPAPQVSFSPWKLAARPVGGWVRW from the coding sequence ATGAAGCCCGTAAGGATAACTGACACAACTTTTCGGGATGCCCACCAGTCCCTTTTGGCCACCCGGCTCCGCACTGAAGACATGCTCCGCATCGCTCCCCTTATGGACAAAGTGGGCTTTCACTCCATGGAAGTGTGGGGAGGGGCAACCTTTGATGCTGCCATGCGTTTCCTCAATGAGGACCCATGGGAGCGGCTGCGCCTTTTGAGGGAAAAATTGCCCAATACCAAGCTACAGATGCTCCTCCGGGGGCAAAATGTGGTGGGATACAGGCATTACCCGGACGACGTCGTGGAAAAATTCATCGTTTTGGCGAAAGCCAATGGCATTGACATATTCCGCATCTTTGATGCTTTGAACGACACCCGCAACATGGCCTGGGCAATGAAAGTGGCCAAGAGGGTAGGAGCCCACGTCCAGCCGGCTATATCCTATACCATAAGCCCTGTCCACACTATTGAAAAATATGTGGAAATGGCAAAAGAGCTGGTGGACCTCGGGGCCGATTCCATCTGCATAAAGGATATGGCTGGTCTTCTTTCCCCTTACGTTGCTTACGAACTTGTAAGCCGGCTCAAGCGGGAAGTCCCCGTCCCCATCCAGGTCCACACCCACTACACCAGCGGTATGGGGACCGCCACCCTCCTCAAAGCCATAGAAGCAGGAGCCGACGTAGTAGATACGGCTATTTCCACCATGGCTCTGGGCTCCTCTCAGCCTCCAACTGAAACCCTGGTGGCTATCCTTAGGGGCACGCCTTGGGATCCCGGTTTAGACCTGGAGCTTCTGTCGGAAATTGCCAAATACTTTGGCGAAATCAGGGCAAAATACAAGGCTTATGAAGTTCCGATAACAGTTGACGTCAACGTGCTTACATATCAGATTCCTGGAGGCATGCTTTCCAACCTTATCGCCCAGCTGAAAGAACAGAAAGCCCTTCACCTCCTGCCCAAAGTGCTGGAAGAGGTGCCCAGAGTTCGAGAAGAACTTGGTTATCCGCCCCTGGTGACACCCACAAGCCAGATCGTAGGCACCCAGGCAGTCCTCAACGTCCTCATGGGAGAAAGGTATAAAGTCATCCCGAGGGAGGTCAAAGACTACATTCGCGGTCTTTATGGTCGGCCCCCTGGCCCCATTGACCCCAAAGTCAAGCAGCTGGCTATAGGGGATGAGGAACCGATAGACTGTCGGCCGGCGGATCTCCTGCTACCAGCGCTGGAAAAAGCGCGCGAAGAAATAGGGGATCTGGCCCGAAGCGAAGAAGACGTGGTCTCATACGCCCTCTTCCCTCAGGTGGCAAGGCCCTTCCTGGAAAGGAGAGCAAAGGGTGTAAGCTTCAAGGAAGAAATAGCAGCCGCTGTAGCTGCCTCCATTGCCGCCAACCGGAAGCCAAAAGCGCCCTCAGTTCCGGCTCCGGAGGCCCCAGCACCTCAGGTTTCCTTTTCACCCTGGAAACTTGCAGCCAGGCCCGTCGGAGGGTGGGTTAGATGGTAG
- a CDS encoding YHS domain-containing protein, with amino-acid sequence MAKVKDVVCGMWVDTETAPAKTEYKGKTYYFCAPGCKVAFEKDPEKYIKAEESHTHPRHRCC; translated from the coding sequence ATGGCCAAGGTAAAAGATGTGGTCTGCGGAATGTGGGTGGATACCGAAACAGCTCCGGCTAAAACTGAATACAAAGGCAAGACCTACTACTTTTGCGCTCCTGGTTGCAAGGTAGCCTTTGAGAAAGACCCCGAGAAATATATCAAAGCCGAAGAAAGCCATACACATCCCCGTCACAGGTGCTGTTAA